A stretch of the Halorussus salinus genome encodes the following:
- a CDS encoding DUF7520 family protein, with protein sequence MTTDSTISSRPIFAAVSVIVVLVAGGIGAIVGASGQKREVAMDLLGVVSFQMTPVVMAAFGMAVTASVLALLFGLVSVASRYDDESGERA encoded by the coding sequence GTGACTACCGACTCGACGATTTCGAGCCGACCCATCTTCGCCGCCGTCTCGGTTATCGTCGTCCTCGTGGCGGGCGGTATCGGCGCTATCGTCGGCGCGTCCGGCCAGAAGCGCGAGGTGGCGATGGACCTGCTGGGCGTGGTGTCGTTCCAGATGACGCCGGTCGTGATGGCCGCGTTCGGGATGGCAGTGACCGCGAGCGTGCTGGCGCTCCTGTTCGGACTGGTCAGCGTCGCTTCCCGGTACGACGACGAGAGTGGCGAGCGCGCCTGA
- a CDS encoding GNAT family N-acetyltransferase, which translates to MPETRVEELTTEAEWTAALPILRQLWTDADEAFVRSWADEDDYRLFGLLADEVLVAVAGVSIQRVLHHARHAWIHDFVVDETHRGEGHGAALLDFVESWAEDRDCEYVALAVRGGNDDALDFYEAEGMDRWGHVVETGL; encoded by the coding sequence ATGCCCGAAACTCGTGTCGAAGAGCTGACTACCGAAGCGGAGTGGACCGCCGCGCTCCCGATTCTGCGTCAACTCTGGACCGACGCCGACGAGGCGTTCGTTCGGTCGTGGGCCGACGAGGACGACTATCGGCTGTTCGGCTTACTGGCCGACGAGGTGCTGGTCGCGGTCGCGGGCGTCTCGATTCAGCGCGTCCTCCACCACGCTCGCCACGCGTGGATTCACGACTTCGTGGTGGACGAGACCCACCGCGGCGAAGGACACGGCGCGGCGCTCCTCGATTTCGTGGAGTCGTGGGCCGAGGACCGAGACTGCGAGTACGTCGCGCTCGCGGTCAGGGGAGGCAACGACGACGCGCTCGACTTCTACGAAGCCGAAGGGATGGACCGGTGGGGCCACGTCGTCGAGACCGGGCTCTGA